A part of Myxococcus landrumus genomic DNA contains:
- the coaBC gene encoding bifunctional phosphopantothenoylcysteine decarboxylase/phosphopantothenate--cysteine ligase CoaBC produces MDASALKGRRIVVGVGGGIAAYKACELVRELQRAGAEVRVAMTEGARQFVTPLTFQALSGHPVLTDYFDPSQEGNFGHLDLARWAHAFVIAPATADLLARLRAGMANDAVTTSLLAFRGPVVLAPAMNVAMWDNAMTQENVAALLSHPRFSMVGPGAGLLACGDVGEGRLADVPAIAAAVAARFAPGPLAGKRVLLTAGPTREFLDPVRFISNPSTGKMGMALAHAARELGASVTVVLGPVGSVDRSGLEVVDVVTAEEMAREVLGRVAESDVFIATAAVSDWRPELRAAQKVKKGTVDGPETLRLVRTPDVLAEASRKVAGQPRRPVLVGFAAETERVLEHAREKLERKGLDAIVANDVTAPGAGFGTDTNRVTVLTRAGASRELQGGKDVVARGILELLLVEKRPSAG; encoded by the coding sequence ATGGACGCATCGGCATTGAAGGGCCGTCGCATCGTGGTCGGCGTGGGGGGTGGCATCGCCGCGTACAAGGCCTGTGAGCTCGTTCGCGAGTTGCAGCGCGCGGGCGCCGAGGTGCGAGTGGCCATGACGGAGGGCGCTCGGCAGTTCGTCACGCCGCTCACCTTCCAGGCGCTCAGCGGGCACCCCGTGCTCACCGACTATTTCGACCCGTCCCAAGAGGGGAACTTCGGACACCTGGACCTGGCGCGCTGGGCGCACGCCTTCGTCATCGCACCCGCCACGGCGGACCTGCTGGCGCGGCTGCGCGCGGGCATGGCCAACGACGCGGTGACGACGTCGCTCCTCGCGTTCCGTGGGCCCGTGGTGCTGGCCCCCGCGATGAACGTGGCCATGTGGGACAACGCGATGACGCAGGAGAATGTAGCGGCGTTGCTGTCGCATCCGCGCTTCAGCATGGTGGGGCCGGGGGCGGGGCTCCTGGCCTGTGGCGACGTGGGGGAGGGGCGTCTGGCGGATGTGCCCGCAATCGCGGCGGCCGTGGCGGCGCGGTTCGCGCCCGGCCCCTTGGCGGGCAAGCGGGTGTTGCTGACGGCGGGGCCCACGCGAGAGTTCCTGGACCCGGTGCGCTTCATCTCCAATCCATCCACCGGGAAGATGGGAATGGCGCTGGCGCATGCGGCTCGTGAGCTGGGAGCCTCGGTGACGGTGGTGTTGGGGCCGGTGGGGAGCGTGGACCGTTCGGGCCTGGAGGTGGTGGACGTCGTCACCGCGGAGGAGATGGCGCGCGAGGTGCTGGGGCGCGTGGCGGAGTCGGATGTGTTCATCGCCACCGCCGCGGTGAGCGACTGGCGGCCGGAGCTTCGCGCGGCGCAGAAGGTGAAGAAGGGCACCGTGGACGGGCCGGAGACCCTGCGCCTGGTGCGCACGCCGGATGTGCTGGCCGAGGCCTCCCGGAAGGTCGCGGGCCAGCCTCGCCGCCCGGTGTTGGTGGGCTTCGCCGCGGAGACGGAGCGGGTGTTGGAGCACGCGCGCGAGAAGCTGGAGCGCAAGGGGCTGGATGCGATTGTCGCCAATGACGTGACGGCGCCGGGCGCGGGCTTTGGCACGGACACCAATCGGGTGACGGTGTTGACGCGCGCGGGTGCGTCTCGGGAGCTCCAGGGCGGCAAGGACGTCGTGGCCCGGGGCATCCTCGAGCTGCTCCTGGTGGAAAAGCGCCCTTCGGCGGGGTGA